In a genomic window of uncultured Flavobacterium sp.:
- a CDS encoding DUF4266 domain-containing protein, whose amino-acid sequence MKKPKQKNLALLCSIAITGILFTCCTSVKEYQKGKINDSEMVLSNRKIEKTELSFQSYREGASGANSGKSGGGCGCN is encoded by the coding sequence ATGAAAAAGCCAAAGCAAAAAAATCTCGCACTGTTATGCAGTATTGCTATTACGGGCATCCTGTTCACCTGCTGCACTTCGGTAAAGGAATATCAAAAAGGAAAAATCAACGATTCTGAAATGGTGCTTTCTAACAGAAAAATCGAAAAGACAGAACTCAGTTTTCAATCCTACCGTGAAGGAGCTTCCGGAGCAAATTCAGGAAAAAGCGGCGGTGGCTGCGGTTGTAACTAA
- a CDS encoding IS3 family transposase has translation MKYEFIRENAEIFPVEKMCRIFQIHKSSFFRWRKRTPTSKSVRKAHIIKEIIRIYHWSQCRYGSPRIAKELDSIGIKVSRKFVGQIMKENHLRSIAKSKYKKTTNPPRNNRSAENRLEQIFKTSRRNEIWVSDITYIETDEGWIYLTVVIDLFDRKVIGWSISETMRAKDTSITSLTKALLNRPLQNNQELLFHSDQGKQYACREFIALLATNKITQSMSRKGNCYDNAIAESFFKTLKVELVYQNKYKTKEKAEKSITDYIENFYNTCRRHSALGNLTIEEFQNQQAIK, from the coding sequence GTGAAATATGAATTCATCAGAGAAAATGCTGAAATATTTCCTGTCGAGAAGATGTGCCGGATTTTTCAGATCCACAAAAGCAGTTTCTTCCGCTGGAGGAAAAGAACACCCACATCAAAGTCTGTGCGGAAAGCCCATATAATAAAAGAAATTATAAGAATTTACCACTGGAGCCAATGCCGATACGGAAGCCCGAGAATTGCTAAAGAATTAGATTCCATCGGGATAAAAGTTTCCAGAAAATTTGTAGGGCAGATTATGAAGGAAAACCATCTGAGAAGCATTGCAAAATCTAAATATAAAAAGACTACAAACCCACCCCGTAATAACAGATCAGCAGAAAACAGATTAGAACAGATTTTTAAGACATCCAGAAGAAACGAAATCTGGGTTTCTGATATCACCTACATCGAAACAGATGAAGGCTGGATCTATCTCACTGTGGTGATAGACCTTTTTGACCGTAAAGTGATCGGCTGGTCAATCAGCGAAACAATGAGAGCAAAAGATACAAGCATCACCTCTTTAACGAAAGCTCTTTTAAATCGTCCATTGCAGAACAATCAGGAACTACTCTTTCACTCAGACCAAGGAAAGCAATATGCCTGCCGTGAATTTATTGCTTTATTAGCCACAAATAAAATAACCCAAAGCATGAGCCGAAAAGGAAACTGCTATGATAACGCGATAGCAGAAAGCTTCTTCAAGACATTAAAGGTAGAACTGGTATACCAAAATAAATATAAGACTAAAGAGAAAGCAGAAAAATCAATAACCGATTATATCGAGAACTTTTACAACACCTGCAGGAGACATTCTGCACTCGGAAACTTAACCATCGAAGAGTTTCAGAATCAGCAGGCAATTAAATAA
- a CDS encoding DUF2805 domain-containing protein — MKNKKISFSDVELDRILEMAWEDRTTFDTIELQFNLSEADVKVELIPYLRLKA; from the coding sequence ATGAAAAATAAAAAAATTAGTTTCTCTGATGTTGAATTAGATCGTATTCTAGAAATGGCCTGGGAGGATCGAACTACTTTTGATACTATAGAGCTTCAGTTTAATTTATCAGAAGCGGATGTAAAAGTGGAGTTGATACCTTATTTGCGACTAAAAGCTTAG
- a CDS encoding IS6 family transposase, which yields MNTKGHCYPKYIILQAVYFKLRFTLSYREVEEIMKIRGVIVDHATIQRWVYKFTPFIEAEMKKRKGRVGASWRLDETYIKVKGIWCYLYRAVDKLGHTVDFLLTRKRQRMSAQSFLIKAIGNNFRPRVINIDKSGSNTAAIKVYNKRSFSKIKIRQCKYLNNIVEQDHRFIKWRIQNGLGFKSFESAKRTLSGIEVVHMLRKNQMVKPGISMFKSFCKLAG from the coding sequence ATGAATACTAAAGGTCATTGTTATCCAAAATACATAATTCTTCAGGCAGTGTATTTTAAATTAAGATTTACACTTAGTTATCGTGAAGTTGAAGAAATAATGAAGATTAGGGGTGTGATTGTTGATCATGCCACTATCCAACGCTGGGTTTATAAGTTTACGCCTTTCATTGAGGCAGAGATGAAGAAGAGAAAAGGCAGAGTGGGGGCGAGCTGGAGATTGGATGAGACCTATATCAAAGTAAAAGGAATTTGGTGTTATTTATATCGAGCAGTAGATAAATTAGGCCATACGGTTGACTTTCTTTTGACCAGAAAAAGACAAAGAATGAGCGCTCAGTCTTTTCTAATTAAAGCAATTGGTAATAATTTCCGGCCAAGAGTAATAAACATTGATAAAAGCGGTTCTAATACAGCAGCGATCAAAGTCTATAACAAACGTTCATTCTCAAAGATTAAAATCCGACAGTGTAAATATCTCAACAATATTGTCGAACAGGACCATCGATTTATAAAATGGCGCATACAAAACGGATTAGGTTTTAAAAGTTTTGAATCGGCAAAACGAACATTGAGTGGAATTGAAGTTGTGCATATGCTAAGAAAGAATCAGATGGTCAAACCCGGGATATCTATGTTTAAATCATTCTGTAAATTGGCGGGCTAA